A stretch of the Bacteroidales bacterium genome encodes the following:
- a CDS encoding DUF2027 domain-containing protein, which translates to MELKKGDKVKFLNDIGGGVVTRIDGKIVHVRNEDGFEIPVQISQLLKKETQEKAYDLFDPDIQEVAEPSKEPVSQDPSPLEYIDISMDSGDSNIDTTINILLACTVNKNKENNDIYDLYLINDCGYHIMYVTAMITGGVYKGLQAGMLENNTTIHLAEIFGTDLKNIKSIHFDILFFKKGNYMPQDPMHYKLSIDEFYFIDKTHYSANGYLDEKAIVYNISEEYLLHEIENTASKHQAQLEKQKKEIDLPQKSPNIKNDPQKEIQEIDLHIEQLSDNYQHLSPGEILDIQMGRFDIALEGAIRNRQKRIVFIHGVGNGRLRLEIRKTLEQKYPKLRYQDASFKEYGYGATLVFL; encoded by the coding sequence ATGGAACTAAAAAAAGGAGATAAGGTCAAATTTTTAAATGATATCGGAGGGGGTGTTGTCACACGGATCGATGGTAAGATAGTTCATGTGAGAAATGAGGACGGTTTTGAGATCCCCGTACAGATTTCCCAGTTATTGAAAAAAGAAACCCAGGAAAAAGCGTACGACCTTTTTGATCCCGACATACAAGAGGTCGCAGAACCATCAAAAGAACCTGTAAGCCAGGATCCTTCTCCCCTGGAGTATATCGACATCTCAATGGATTCCGGTGATTCAAATATTGATACGACGATCAATATACTGCTGGCCTGCACCGTGAACAAAAATAAGGAAAATAACGATATTTACGACTTATATCTCATCAATGACTGCGGTTATCATATCATGTATGTAACAGCCATGATTACCGGTGGTGTTTATAAAGGGTTACAGGCAGGGATGCTTGAAAACAATACCACCATTCACCTGGCTGAAATATTCGGAACAGACTTAAAGAATATCAAAAGTATACATTTTGATATTCTCTTTTTCAAGAAGGGAAATTACATGCCTCAGGATCCAATGCATTATAAGCTAAGCATTGACGAATTCTATTTCATTGATAAAACCCATTATTCTGCCAATGGGTACCTGGATGAAAAAGCGATAGTATATAACATTTCAGAGGAATACCTTTTGCATGAAATAGAAAATACAGCCAGTAAACACCAGGCACAGTTAGAAAAACAAAAAAAGGAGATAGACCTACCCCAAAAGTCCCCAAATATAAAAAATGATCCCCAAAAAGAGATCCAGGAAATAGATCTGCATATAGAACAATTATCTGATAATTACCAGCATTTGTCCCCGGGAGAAATACTCGACATACAGATGGGCCGTTTTGATATAGCCCTTGAAGGCGCTATCCGAAACCGTCAGAAACGGATTGTTTTTATACATGGTGTTGGTAACGGTCGTCTACGCCTTGAAATCCGAAAAACATTGGAACAAAAATATCCGAAACTCCGTTATCAGGATGCTTCTTTTAAAGAATATGGTTACGGTGCAACATTAGTATTCCTGTAA
- a CDS encoding response regulator transcription factor yields MTQKKYKILLADDETDILEFLSYNLRKEGYEVFTAINGNEAIQIALKEIPHLILLDVMMPDKDGIETCEELRTYAQLDDSIVAFLTARSEDYSQIAGFEAGADDYINKPIKPKVLQTRIKALLKRYHVTEDENLVKNKGIFIDKERFIVIKNGKELTLPKKEFELLALLMSKPEKVFGREEIFNHVWGDDIIVGDRTIDVHIRKLREKIGDKYIKTLKGVGYKFIIKDENP; encoded by the coding sequence ATGACACAAAAAAAATATAAAATATTATTGGCAGACGACGAAACGGATATCCTTGAATTTTTAAGTTACAATTTAAGAAAAGAAGGTTATGAAGTATTTACGGCTATTAATGGTAATGAAGCGATACAAATAGCACTGAAAGAGATACCACACCTGATATTGTTGGATGTAATGATGCCCGACAAAGACGGTATAGAAACATGTGAGGAATTAAGAACATATGCCCAGCTGGACGATAGCATCGTAGCATTCCTTACAGCAAGATCCGAAGATTATTCACAAATTGCCGGTTTTGAGGCCGGAGCAGATGATTATATCAACAAACCTATTAAACCGAAGGTACTTCAAACACGTATTAAAGCATTACTGAAGCGATATCATGTAACCGAAGATGAAAACCTGGTAAAAAATAAAGGAATTTTCATTGACAAGGAACGTTTTATTGTCATCAAAAACGGGAAAGAACTAACTCTACCCAAAAAAGAATTTGAATTATTGGCTTTATTAATGTCCAAGCCGGAAAAAGTATTCGGACGTGAAGAAATTTTTAATCACGTATGGGGTGATGACATTATTGTAGGAGACAGGACTATTGATGTTCACATAAGGAAACTCCGTGAAAAAATCGGTGACAAATACATTAAAACGTTGAAGGGTGTAGGCTATAAATTCATCATAAAAGATGAAAATCCGTAA
- a CDS encoding YfiR family protein — MRLFFLGLFLCFSITVYSQNERFKSLFIYKFSVNVEWPVNYQQGNFTITVLGKSSMISELQHNVKGKKVGNQIIQISEASNISGIGKCNILYIPAQQSNLLEAARKHLSGKPTLIVTEKRGMIMQGADINISQTGGKLQFEVNPKQVQNKGLKLSKTLLDLGIVYDSSGTIRKIPELESVDDTSVPR; from the coding sequence ATGAGATTATTTTTTTTAGGTCTATTCTTGTGTTTTAGCATTACGGTATATTCTCAAAATGAACGATTTAAATCGCTATTCATCTATAAGTTTTCCGTTAATGTAGAATGGCCGGTAAATTATCAACAAGGTAATTTTACCATTACTGTTTTGGGGAAATCCAGTATGATTTCTGAGTTACAGCACAATGTAAAAGGAAAGAAAGTCGGAAATCAAATCATTCAAATATCGGAAGCAAGTAATATATCCGGAATAGGGAAATGTAATATTTTATATATTCCGGCACAACAGAGCAATCTACTTGAAGCCGCACGGAAACATCTTTCCGGAAAACCTACCCTCATTGTTACGGAAAAAAGGGGAATGATCATGCAAGGCGCTGATATTAATATATCTCAAACAGGCGGAAAGCTTCAATTTGAAGTGAATCCCAAGCAGGTCCAGAATAAAGGTCTAAAATTAAGCAAAACATTGCTTGATTTGGGAATTGTATATGATAGTTCGGGCACCATACGAAAAATACCTGAATTAGAATCAGTGGATGATACAAGTGTCCCTAGATAG
- a CDS encoding TonB-dependent receptor plug domain-containing protein, whose translation MVKYIIIFFFFTCCISTIGFAQNKPVTEMSRSDVLNLTIEELYKLPLEDIIKLSEIVGVSVDELYEMVSTSSRVEESREEAPNVMHVITQEEIKYRGYRTLREVLVNIPGFGVFMKDVQYVAQVRGIAPNDNEKISFMLNGHRINQMSEPDLLNSSINLSNLERIEIIVGPGSVLYGAESLVAIVNMITRKAYNNEISVTVGAPEEYTLNAIFGKVWDTDKSITFSFTGTQREGWNAYKVGAVENGSTYDLLSRDKSTMPQRMYPSFFITALGQYENWQIGISSFNYSTSRIGWAGSISLDDREKLKNQDYINSVVVKNESKINDKLGFLLSASFDNKQTIQPNNLSMMENAYKMEVGINHTTERNYLQAGIQVGYYQERNNQVHLWISPDTTRLYPLIKDSDLYSIGGYISEKYQISDQLKLVAALRGDYYSILKDNNFSLSPRVALIYSPTERFTTKLMYNKATRYPSARASHLCVWDQNVPSRRDRMVTKPEKLNTIESENIFFFKNTRISVVGYYQHLKDFISWFEPFMNIGNFSGFGFEATWKTNFTPNISVWANATYSNTDFTQKASSPVDQDGSVIPTSTVVNDKGEMIAVPKFSANLGADFRFFEKLYFSPRLNFFTRQPTTNYFHYNDADERFNFFYVDNQIFLDAALTYEGILKGFDLRISAQNILNNQRQTGSVFANQTYTPQGFTFQATLFYSF comes from the coding sequence ATGGTCAAATATATCATCATATTCTTTTTCTTCACCTGTTGCATTTCCACCATCGGGTTTGCTCAAAACAAGCCTGTAACTGAAATGAGCAGAAGTGATGTATTGAATTTGACGATCGAGGAGCTATATAAACTACCACTTGAAGACATCATAAAATTATCAGAGATCGTTGGTGTATCTGTGGATGAATTATACGAAATGGTAAGTACATCATCCAGGGTCGAAGAGTCAAGAGAAGAGGCTCCTAATGTCATGCATGTCATTACCCAGGAAGAAATTAAATACAGGGGATACAGGACATTGAGAGAAGTCCTGGTCAATATTCCTGGTTTTGGTGTTTTTATGAAAGACGTGCAATATGTTGCCCAGGTTCGTGGTATTGCTCCCAATGACAATGAGAAAATCAGTTTTATGCTCAACGGACACCGGATCAACCAAATGTCTGAACCTGATTTATTAAATAGCTCCATTAATTTAAGTAACCTCGAACGTATTGAAATAATTGTCGGCCCGGGATCAGTCCTATACGGTGCAGAAAGCCTGGTGGCAATTGTGAATATGATCACCCGGAAAGCATACAATAACGAGATCAGTGTTACAGTGGGGGCTCCTGAAGAATATACCTTAAATGCTATTTTCGGAAAGGTATGGGATACCGATAAAAGCATTACCTTTTCTTTCACAGGCACACAACGAGAAGGATGGAATGCCTACAAAGTAGGAGCTGTTGAAAACGGCTCCACCTATGATCTGCTGTCAAGAGACAAAAGTACAATGCCCCAACGCATGTATCCGAGTTTTTTCATTACTGCTTTAGGACAATATGAAAACTGGCAGATTGGCATATCATCATTCAATTATTCCACATCACGTATCGGATGGGCCGGAAGTATCAGCCTTGATGATCGTGAAAAACTAAAAAACCAGGACTATATCAATTCAGTTGTTGTAAAAAACGAAAGTAAAATAAACGATAAGCTTGGCTTTTTACTTTCTGCGAGTTTTGACAATAAACAGACCATTCAGCCGAATAATCTTAGTATGATGGAAAACGCATACAAAATGGAAGTCGGTATCAATCATACTACTGAACGGAATTATTTACAGGCCGGTATTCAGGTAGGGTATTATCAGGAAAGGAATAATCAGGTTCATCTGTGGATATCTCCGGATACTACCCGGTTATATCCGTTAATCAAAGACAGTGATCTTTATAGTATTGGCGGCTATATTTCCGAAAAATACCAGATCTCGGATCAACTAAAGTTAGTAGCGGCATTACGGGGTGATTATTATTCCATCTTAAAAGACAATAATTTTTCCCTTAGTCCCCGGGTGGCTCTTATTTATTCGCCGACAGAACGTTTCACCACCAAATTGATGTATAATAAGGCCACCAGATATCCTTCGGCACGTGCCAGCCATTTATGCGTATGGGACCAGAACGTGCCCAGCAGAAGAGATCGTATGGTAACAAAACCGGAAAAATTAAACACCATTGAGTCAGAAAATATATTCTTTTTCAAAAATACCAGGATTTCGGTAGTAGGATACTACCAACATTTAAAAGATTTCATATCCTGGTTTGAACCATTCATGAATATCGGTAATTTTTCAGGTTTCGGTTTCGAAGCCACCTGGAAAACAAATTTCACACCTAATATTTCCGTCTGGGCCAATGCCACATACAGCAATACTGACTTTACACAAAAGGCCAGTTCACCGGTTGACCAGGACGGGTCTGTAATACCGACATCCACTGTAGTAAATGATAAAGGTGAGATGATCGCAGTTCCTAAATTCAGTGCTAATTTAGGTGCCGATTTTCGTTTCTTTGAAAAATTATATTTTTCACCCCGGTTAAACTTTTTCACCAGACAGCCTACGACTAATTATTTTCATTATAACGACGCTGATGAAAGATTTAACTTCTTTTATGTAGATAATCAGATATTCTTAGATGCTGCACTCACCTATGAAGGAATCCTTAAAGGTTTCGACCTGCGCATTTCAGCACAGAATATCCTTAATAATCAACGCCAAACGGGCAGTGTCTTCGCCAATCAAACATATACACCTCAGGGATTTACTTTCCAGGCAACTCTTTTCTATTCATTCTGA